The Pseudomonas asiatica genome has a segment encoding these proteins:
- a CDS encoding DMT family transporter, whose protein sequence is MIATSIPVAGAATGHRNALCVAHIAAVLFGLTGILGHLIEADASIITFGRATFAFIALGFVAGLKGTRLLDALTLRNLPVLGLTGALLAAHWVTFFIAVKVGGVAVATLGFASFPAFIAMIERGVFGQRIGAVQGLLLLMVTAGLVLVVPTFDLLDKGTVGLLWGLGSGLAFALLTVANRRNGSSMNAMQVAFWQNVVVAVLVAPFAFTHLGNTSLAGSDWVNLALLGVFCTGLSQFLFVKSLEGLEARTAGMIIALEPVYAIIGAWWLFGEQPSLRMAAGAALIVLATILAAARKAPAEQGDTSRCAH, encoded by the coding sequence ATGATCGCGACTTCAATCCCCGTAGCCGGTGCTGCCACCGGCCACCGTAACGCCCTGTGCGTTGCCCATATCGCCGCTGTGCTGTTCGGCCTGACCGGTATCCTCGGTCACCTGATCGAGGCCGACGCCAGCATCATCACCTTCGGCCGCGCCACCTTCGCCTTCATCGCCCTGGGCTTCGTCGCCGGGCTCAAGGGCACGCGCCTGCTCGACGCCCTCACCCTGCGCAACCTGCCGGTGCTGGGCCTGACCGGCGCCCTGCTGGCTGCCCACTGGGTAACCTTCTTCATCGCCGTGAAGGTTGGCGGCGTGGCCGTGGCCACCCTGGGCTTCGCCAGCTTCCCGGCGTTCATCGCCATGATCGAGCGCGGCGTGTTCGGCCAGCGTATCGGTGCCGTGCAAGGTTTGCTGCTGCTGATGGTCACGGCCGGTCTGGTGTTGGTGGTACCGACCTTCGACCTGCTCGACAAAGGCACCGTCGGCCTGCTCTGGGGCCTGGGCTCGGGCCTGGCGTTCGCCCTGCTGACGGTGGCCAACCGCCGCAACGGCTCGAGCATGAACGCGATGCAGGTGGCGTTCTGGCAGAACGTGGTGGTGGCTGTGCTGGTGGCGCCGTTTGCCTTCACTCACCTGGGCAACACCAGCCTGGCTGGCAGTGACTGGGTCAACCTGGCGCTGTTGGGCGTGTTCTGCACCGGGCTGTCGCAGTTCCTGTTCGTCAAGAGCCTGGAAGGCCTGGAAGCGCGCACGGCCGGCATGATCATCGCGCTGGAGCCGGTGTACGCGATCATCGGCGCCTGGTGGCTGTTCGGTGAGCAACCAAGCCTGCGCATGGCCGCTGGCGCTGCGCTGATCGTGCTGGCGACCATCCTGGCGGCGGCGCGCAAGGCACCAGCGGAACAAGGCGATACCAGCCGCTGCGCGCATTGA
- a CDS encoding NUDIX hydrolase, producing the protein MNAVEVLASVDIVALRMAPEAQHLQVLLHRREREPHAGQWALPGVIVNGRTPDTSLEAAAERALREKTQVVPCYMEQVGTEGNAFRDPRGWSLSTYYLALLEPGQVVEGEQLAFFDLDSVLARKVLLPFDHNLLVERARERLAAKTVYSSLPLYLLAEKFTVLDALGAVQACLGQAVNNTSLRKRLERLRELGWVRDTGEKNQPRLGRPQLLYQYTPQGERAFMFDRSLLPEGA; encoded by the coding sequence GTGAATGCAGTCGAAGTCCTGGCCAGCGTCGATATCGTCGCCCTGCGCATGGCCCCCGAAGCTCAGCATCTGCAGGTGCTGTTGCACCGTCGTGAGCGTGAACCGCATGCCGGCCAGTGGGCCTTGCCCGGGGTGATCGTCAATGGCCGCACCCCCGACACCAGCCTGGAAGCTGCTGCCGAACGCGCGCTGCGCGAGAAAACCCAGGTCGTACCGTGCTACATGGAACAGGTGGGCACCGAGGGCAATGCTTTCCGCGACCCGCGTGGATGGTCACTCAGCACCTATTACCTGGCATTGCTCGAACCCGGGCAGGTCGTCGAGGGCGAGCAACTGGCGTTTTTCGACTTGGACAGCGTATTGGCGCGCAAGGTGCTGTTGCCCTTTGATCACAACCTGTTGGTGGAGCGGGCCCGTGAGCGGCTGGCGGCGAAGACGGTGTACAGCAGCCTGCCGCTGTACCTGCTGGCGGAGAAGTTCACTGTGCTGGATGCGCTAGGTGCGGTGCAGGCGTGCCTGGGGCAGGCGGTGAATAACACCTCGCTGCGCAAACGCCTGGAGCGCTTGCGCGAGCTGGGGTGGGTGAGGGACACCGGGGAGAAGAACCAGCCCAGGCTGGGCCGGCCGCAGCTGTTGTATCAGTACACACCACAGGGGGAGCGGGCGTTCATGTTTGACCGCAGCCTGCTGCCTGAGGGCGCTTAG
- a CDS encoding isochorismatase family protein gives MKIASFDVDAQNGFTNNVPQELPVPEGNEIAVDLNTMALRADLRLGSKDAHPANAAWVVADPAHMLQPLQLTNADLTWVSHCVPGTPGFELLPGLPAPIDYDYFVWKGVEPDLHPYGACYHDLAERRSTGVIEYLKVQQVGAVIVGGLALDYCVRTTARQLRQAGFQVLLYLPACRALTQAGAIEACGALAADGVILCGDEAALDHQLSLIKEDRP, from the coding sequence ATGAAGATCGCCAGTTTCGATGTCGACGCCCAGAACGGCTTCACCAACAACGTGCCGCAAGAGCTGCCGGTTCCCGAAGGCAATGAAATCGCGGTAGATCTCAATACCATGGCCTTGCGCGCCGACCTGCGCCTGGGCAGCAAGGACGCCCACCCGGCCAACGCCGCCTGGGTAGTCGCCGACCCCGCGCACATGCTGCAGCCCCTGCAACTGACCAACGCCGACCTGACCTGGGTCAGCCACTGCGTCCCCGGCACACCCGGCTTCGAGTTGCTGCCCGGCCTGCCGGCCCCCATCGACTACGACTATTTCGTGTGGAAAGGCGTCGAGCCCGACCTGCATCCCTACGGTGCCTGCTACCACGACCTGGCAGAACGCCGCTCCACCGGGGTGATCGAGTACCTCAAGGTGCAGCAGGTGGGCGCGGTGATCGTCGGTGGCCTGGCCCTGGACTATTGCGTCAGGACCACCGCGCGCCAATTGCGCCAGGCCGGCTTCCAGGTGCTGTTGTACCTGCCGGCCTGCCGCGCGCTCACCCAGGCAGGCGCGATCGAGGCGTGTGGCGCCCTGGCCGCCGACGGCGTGATCCTCTGCGGCGACGAAGCCGCGCTCGACCACCAGCTCTCTCTGATCAAGGAGGACCGCCCATGA
- the pncB gene encoding nicotinate phosphoribosyltransferase — translation MSESVFGPRIIQNLLDTDFYKITMMQAVLHNYPNAEVEWEFRCRNGENLAPYLAEIRYQVEQLADVSITHDQLAYLEKIPFIKPDFIRFLSLFRFNLRYVQVGLDDAGQLAIRVRGPWLHVILYEIPLLAIISEVRNRYRYREVVIEQVRERLYQNLDWLKAEASAEELAGFQLADFGTRRRFSYRVQEEVVHILKRDFPGRFVGTSNVHLAREYQLKPIGTMAHEWFMAHQQLGPRLVDSQAAALECWVREYRGLLGIALTDCITMDAFLGDFDLYFAKLFDGLRHDSGDPLAWAEKAITHYERLGIDPKSKTLIFSDGLDLAKALGLYRALHERINVSFGIGTRLTCDIPGVEPMNIVIKMTACNGAPVAKISDSPGKTQCRDENFVAYLKHVFRVD, via the coding sequence ATGAGCGAAAGCGTTTTCGGCCCACGCATCATCCAGAACCTGCTGGACACCGACTTCTACAAGATCACCATGATGCAGGCGGTGCTGCACAACTACCCCAACGCCGAGGTGGAGTGGGAGTTCCGCTGCCGTAACGGCGAGAACCTCGCACCTTACCTGGCGGAAATCCGTTACCAGGTCGAGCAACTGGCCGATGTCAGCATCACGCATGACCAGCTCGCCTACCTGGAGAAGATCCCGTTCATCAAACCGGACTTCATCCGCTTTCTCAGCCTGTTCCGCTTCAACCTGCGCTATGTACAGGTAGGCCTGGATGATGCCGGGCAACTGGCGATTCGCGTGCGAGGGCCGTGGTTGCACGTGATTCTCTACGAGATCCCGCTGCTGGCGATCATCAGCGAGGTGCGCAACCGCTACCGCTATCGCGAGGTGGTGATCGAGCAGGTCCGCGAGCGCCTGTATCAGAACCTCGACTGGCTGAAGGCCGAGGCCAGCGCCGAAGAACTTGCCGGTTTCCAACTGGCCGACTTCGGCACCCGGCGGCGCTTCTCCTACCGGGTGCAGGAAGAGGTGGTGCACATTCTGAAGCGTGACTTCCCGGGCCGCTTTGTCGGTACCAGCAACGTGCACCTGGCCCGCGAATACCAGCTCAAGCCGATCGGCACCATGGCGCACGAGTGGTTCATGGCCCACCAGCAACTCGGCCCGCGCCTGGTCGACAGCCAGGCTGCCGCGCTGGAATGCTGGGTGCGGGAATACCGGGGGCTGCTGGGCATCGCCCTGACCGACTGCATCACCATGGACGCGTTCCTGGGCGACTTCGACCTGTACTTCGCCAAGCTGTTCGATGGCCTGCGGCACGATTCGGGCGATCCGCTGGCCTGGGCGGAAAAGGCCATCACCCACTATGAGCGGCTGGGGATCGACCCGAAGAGCAAGACCCTGATCTTTTCCGACGGGCTGGACCTTGCCAAGGCGCTGGGGCTGTACCGGGCGCTGCATGAGCGGATCAATGTGAGCTTTGGCATTGGTACCAGGCTGACCTGCGATATCCCGGGGGTGGAGCCGATGAACATAGTGATAAAGATGACGGCCTGCAATGGGGCACCGGTGGCCAAGATTTCCGACAGCCCGGGCAAGACACAGTGCCGGGATGAGAACTTCGTGGCCTATCTGAAGCATGTCTTTCGGGTGGATTGA
- a CDS encoding LysR family transcriptional regulator produces the protein MTPEQLITFATVAEHGNISHAAQALHLSQPAVSGQLKLLQEAFGEPLYQRAGRGVRLTAAGEQLLAHAERLRETFRQAQALREAMRGLERGTLRIGASTTPASYLLPYLIADFHARYPEVLVSTSNGNTAEIVAALDSVDIALIEGPPGQELPLGTAVTAWREDEIVAIVPRGHPLAGSDRQTLASLGAYPLVLRESGSGVRQIVERAFARSGVAMRVALEIAGVEGVKEAVRAGMGIGFVSAMSIRHEDGALQRLQVVPQALVRRFSILVPHAATPSRAAARFLELCVGLQEVG, from the coding sequence ATGACACCAGAACAACTGATAACGTTCGCCACCGTCGCCGAGCACGGCAACATCAGCCATGCGGCCCAGGCCCTGCATTTGTCGCAGCCGGCGGTGTCTGGCCAGCTCAAGCTGCTGCAGGAGGCCTTTGGCGAGCCGCTTTATCAGCGCGCCGGCCGTGGTGTGCGGCTGACAGCAGCCGGCGAGCAATTGCTGGCCCATGCCGAGCGCCTGCGCGAAACCTTCCGTCAGGCCCAGGCATTGCGCGAGGCCATGCGCGGGTTGGAGCGCGGTACCTTGCGCATCGGCGCCAGTACCACGCCGGCCAGCTACCTGCTGCCTTACCTGATTGCCGATTTCCATGCCCGCTACCCGGAGGTGCTGGTGAGCACTTCCAACGGCAATACGGCAGAAATCGTCGCTGCGCTGGACAGCGTCGATATCGCCCTGATCGAAGGGCCGCCTGGGCAGGAACTGCCATTGGGCACGGCGGTGACGGCGTGGCGGGAGGACGAGATCGTGGCCATCGTGCCGCGTGGTCATCCGCTGGCTGGCAGTGACCGACAGACGCTGGCGTCGCTGGGCGCTTACCCGTTGGTATTACGCGAGAGCGGCTCGGGTGTGCGGCAGATCGTCGAGCGGGCATTTGCCCGCAGTGGCGTGGCGATGCGCGTGGCGCTGGAGATTGCCGGGGTGGAGGGGGTGAAGGAGGCAGTGCGGGCCGGGATGGGGATTGGTTTTGTGTCGGCGATGTCGATCCGGCATGAGGATGGGGCGTTGCAGCGGTTGCAGGTTGTGCCGCAGGCGTTGGTGCGGCGGTTTTCCATTCTGGTGCCGCATGCAGCCACCCCGTCGCGGGCTGCGGCGCGGTTTCTGGAGTTGTGTGTTGGCCTGCAAGAGGTGGGGTGA
- a CDS encoding YeiH family protein: MATAPSNPAFAPTLSTRGRLNGILFVALFALAVTQLAALPAIANLGISPLIVGIVAGALYGNALRDGVPASWAAGINFSARGLLRIAVAFFGLRVSLQEIAEVGWSGLIVSLLVVSSTLLIGLWCGMKLFKLDRDTALLTAAGSAICGAAAVLAFESALRSAPHKSAMAVGSVVLFGTLSMFLYPLAINAGWLHLDTMGAGLFLGGTIHEVAQVVGAASNISPEATHIATIVKMTRVMLLVPVLLVVGLWISRARQPGQAQGNGRIAMPWFAFGFLALVLVNSLQVLPGSVTQAVNSLDTFALTMAMTALGMETRLSQIRQAGPRALATGALLNLWLVFGGVAITLGVQKLLG, from the coding sequence ATGGCCACGGCTCCGTCCAACCCCGCCTTTGCACCTACCCTCTCTACCCGAGGGCGGCTCAATGGCATTCTGTTCGTCGCGCTGTTCGCGCTTGCGGTCACCCAGCTGGCCGCCCTGCCCGCCATCGCCAATCTGGGTATCAGCCCGCTGATCGTCGGTATCGTCGCCGGTGCGCTTTACGGCAATGCACTGCGTGACGGTGTACCAGCAAGCTGGGCGGCGGGTATCAACTTTTCCGCCCGCGGCCTGCTGCGCATTGCTGTGGCCTTCTTCGGCCTGCGGGTAAGCCTGCAGGAAATTGCCGAAGTCGGCTGGTCCGGGCTCATCGTGTCGTTGCTGGTGGTGTCCAGCACCCTGCTGATCGGCCTGTGGTGCGGCATGAAGCTGTTCAAGCTGGACCGCGATACCGCCTTGCTGACCGCGGCCGGCAGCGCCATCTGCGGCGCCGCCGCGGTTCTGGCCTTCGAGTCGGCGCTGCGCAGTGCACCGCACAAAAGCGCCATGGCGGTTGGTAGCGTGGTGCTGTTCGGCACCCTGTCGATGTTCCTCTACCCATTGGCGATCAATGCCGGCTGGCTGCACCTGGACACCATGGGCGCCGGGTTGTTCCTGGGTGGCACCATTCACGAGGTGGCCCAGGTGGTCGGTGCGGCCAGCAACATCAGCCCCGAGGCCACGCATATCGCCACCATCGTCAAGATGACCCGGGTGATGCTGCTGGTACCGGTGCTGCTGGTGGTGGGCCTTTGGATCAGCCGCGCGCGCCAGCCGGGCCAGGCACAGGGCAACGGGCGCATCGCCATGCCCTGGTTCGCCTTCGGCTTCCTCGCGCTGGTGCTGGTGAATTCGCTGCAGGTGTTGCCGGGCAGCGTGACGCAGGCGGTCAACAGCCTGGATACCTTCGCCCTGACCATGGCCATGACCGCGCTGGGGATGGAGACGCGCCTCAGCCAGATTCGCCAGGCCGGGCCGCGGGCGCTGGCCACCGGGGCGCTTCTCAACCTCTGGCTGGTGTTTGGTGGCGTGGCGATTACCCTGGGTGTGCAGAAGCTGTTGGGATGA
- the ppnN gene encoding nucleotide 5'-monophosphate nucleosidase PpnN, whose product MPQRNVINASVSPKGSLETLSQREVQQLSEVGTGSLYTLFRQCALAILNTGAHVDNAKTILEAYQDFEVRIHQQDRGVRLELLNAPADAFVDGEMIASTREMLFSALRDIVYTESELASQRIDLESSQGITDYVFHLLRNARTLRPGVEPKMVVCWGGHSISSEEYQYTKKVGHELGLRKLDVCTGCGPGVMKGPMKGATIAHAKQRMHGSRYLGLTEPGIIAAEAPNPIVNELVILPDIEKRLEAFVRVGHGIIIFPGGAGTAEEFLYLLGILMHPDNQNLPFPVVLTGPRSAEPYLQQLHAFVGATLGEAAHRLYEIIIDDPAEVARHMVEGLKAVKQFRRERNDAFHFNWLLKIEESFQRPFDPTHQAMADLDLRRELPAHELAANLRRAFSGIVAGNVKDKGIRLIEEHGPYQIRGDSAVLDPLGRLLQAFVDQHRMKLPGGAAYVPCYQVVT is encoded by the coding sequence ATGCCTCAACGCAATGTCATCAATGCATCCGTCAGCCCCAAAGGCAGCCTGGAGACGCTGTCACAACGTGAAGTGCAGCAACTGAGTGAAGTCGGTACCGGTAGCCTTTACACCCTGTTCCGCCAGTGCGCCCTGGCCATCCTCAACACCGGCGCCCATGTCGACAATGCCAAGACCATCCTCGAGGCCTATCAGGACTTCGAGGTGCGTATTCATCAACAGGACCGCGGCGTGCGCCTGGAGCTGCTGAATGCCCCGGCAGACGCCTTCGTCGATGGCGAAATGATCGCCAGCACCCGTGAAATGCTGTTCAGCGCCCTGCGCGACATCGTCTACACCGAAAGCGAGCTGGCCAGCCAGCGCATCGACCTGGAAAGCTCCCAGGGCATCACCGACTATGTCTTCCACCTGCTGCGCAACGCTCGCACCCTGCGCCCGGGCGTGGAGCCGAAGATGGTAGTGTGCTGGGGTGGCCATTCGATCAGCAGCGAGGAATACCAATACACCAAGAAGGTCGGCCACGAGCTGGGCCTGCGCAAGCTGGATGTGTGCACCGGCTGCGGCCCGGGTGTGATGAAGGGCCCGATGAAGGGCGCCACCATTGCCCACGCCAAACAACGAATGCACGGCAGCCGCTACCTGGGCCTGACCGAGCCGGGCATCATCGCCGCCGAAGCGCCCAACCCGATCGTCAACGAACTGGTGATCCTGCCGGACATCGAGAAGCGCCTGGAAGCCTTCGTCCGTGTCGGCCACGGCATCATCATCTTCCCGGGTGGTGCCGGCACGGCCGAGGAGTTCCTCTACCTGCTGGGCATCCTCATGCACCCGGACAACCAGAACCTGCCGTTCCCGGTGGTACTCACCGGCCCGCGCAGTGCCGAGCCGTACCTGCAACAGTTGCACGCGTTCGTCGGCGCCACCCTGGGTGAAGCGGCGCATCGCTTGTACGAGATCATCATCGATGACCCGGCGGAAGTTGCCCGGCACATGGTCGAAGGGCTCAAGGCGGTGAAGCAGTTCCGCCGCGAGCGCAACGATGCCTTCCACTTCAACTGGCTGCTGAAGATCGAGGAGAGCTTCCAGCGCCCGTTCGACCCAACCCACCAGGCCATGGCCGACCTCGACCTGCGCCGCGAGCTGCCGGCGCACGAACTGGCCGCCAACCTGCGCCGGGCGTTTTCCGGCATCGTCGCCGGCAACGTGAAGGACAAGGGCATCCGCCTGATCGAGGAACACGGGCCGTATCAGATCCGTGGCGACAGCGCCGTGCTGGACCCACTGGGCCGGCTGTTGCAGGCGTTCGTCGACCAGCATCGGATGAAGTTGCCTGGCGGCGCGGCGTATGTACCGTGCTACCAGGTGGTGACCTGA
- a CDS encoding GGDEF domain-containing protein — MLTISIALAAAAALYLAIEWRSVREPSLLFWSAGFATITIGSTLALLRGIGLLLIGIWFANGLLVVAHWFFLMGVLRFTQVRLSRIWLSVVLVWFALLLMPVGPQWSKVMLMVNSLLVALLTLKASWLLRPHGKSLSVGAVQLRYVLLAHGLFYVAKAIIAITPGTLIDLATFGGLIIQVSLVEGAMAIMLIALSMTGTVRYRREERIARLAARDPLTALYNRRALEVRAGPFFKAVHSAQPGALLLIDIDNFKLVNDLHGHVAGDRLLIALSEMIRTVLPERSLAARLGGDEFVILLCGASSERVMELGGLLREQFQQYASKTVPTPQPVTLSIGANLFDQPPTSLAALIEQGDVALYQSKRGGRDSIRFVERPMADLS, encoded by the coding sequence ATGCTCACTATCTCGATCGCCCTGGCTGCCGCGGCTGCGTTGTACCTGGCGATCGAGTGGCGCAGCGTACGCGAGCCGTCGCTGCTGTTCTGGAGCGCAGGCTTTGCCACCATCACGATTGGTTCCACCCTGGCCTTGCTGCGCGGCATCGGTTTGTTGCTGATCGGTATCTGGTTCGCCAACGGCTTGCTGGTGGTGGCGCACTGGTTCTTCCTGATGGGGGTGTTGCGCTTCACCCAGGTGCGGCTGTCGCGTATCTGGTTATCGGTCGTGCTGGTGTGGTTTGCCTTGCTGCTGATGCCTGTTGGGCCGCAGTGGTCGAAGGTGATGCTGATGGTCAACTCGTTGCTGGTGGCGCTGTTGACGCTCAAGGCCAGCTGGCTGTTGCGGCCGCATGGCAAGTCGTTGAGTGTTGGCGCGGTGCAGTTGCGCTATGTGTTGCTGGCGCATGGGTTGTTCTATGTGGCCAAGGCGATCATTGCGATCACACCGGGTACGCTGATTGACCTGGCCACCTTCGGCGGGCTGATCATTCAGGTTTCGTTAGTCGAAGGTGCGATGGCGATCATGCTGATTGCCTTGTCGATGACCGGCACCGTGCGCTACCGGCGCGAGGAGCGGATCGCCCGCCTGGCGGCCCGTGACCCGTTGACGGCGCTGTACAACCGGCGTGCACTGGAGGTGCGGGCGGGGCCTTTCTTCAAGGCAGTGCATTCGGCGCAGCCCGGGGCCTTGCTACTGATCGACATCGACAACTTCAAGCTGGTCAACGACCTGCACGGGCATGTTGCAGGGGACCGCTTGCTGATTGCCCTGAGCGAGATGATTCGCACGGTGTTGCCCGAGCGCTCGCTGGCGGCGCGGCTGGGCGGTGATGAGTTCGTCATTCTGCTGTGTGGTGCGAGCAGCGAGCGGGTCATGGAGCTGGGTGGACTGCTGCGCGAGCAGTTCCAGCAGTATGCCAGCAAGACGGTACCTACGCCGCAGCCGGTCACCTTGAGCATCGGCGCCAACTTGTTCGACCAACCGCCGACGAGCCTTGCGGCCTTGATCGAGCAGGGGGATGTCGCCTTGTACCAGTCCAAGCGCGGTGGGCGCGACAGCATCCGCTTCGTCGAACGGCCGATGGCCGACCTCAGTTAG
- the pssA gene encoding CDP-diacylglycerol--serine O-phosphatidyltransferase has translation MNPETMLAALPGYAMSAESIQVLPDAKAYRACLLERIRAATRRIVIVALYLQEDEAGQEVLDALYQAKAARPGLEITIVVDWFRARRGLLGAGRQPGNAAWYQAQRQHHGLDIVIHGVPVQTRELFGVLHLKGSIIDDCVIYTGASLNNVYLHRFDRYRLDRYHLFQSPELADAMVGLVRRLLHHTATPRLDLPEPPSTRSLRGDIRRLRARLRRMAYEAPASAAGQGLRVIPLLGVGRGNPLNRALCALLAAARTQVIISTPYFNPPRVLMRELDHALARGVRVELIVGDRTANDFYIAPGEPFSASGALPYLYEDNLRAFTRRRHAAIASGQLQVRIWNDPGHTFHAKGVWVDQRYSLLTGNNLNPRGFNLDLENGLLIDDPQGQWLGPREAELTELRRHAPKIGSAEELGVKAEHPKEVRKFLRRLRYSRLEPLIKRVL, from the coding sequence GTGAACCCCGAAACCATGCTGGCGGCATTGCCAGGCTACGCCATGTCGGCCGAGTCGATACAGGTGCTGCCCGATGCCAAGGCCTACCGCGCCTGCCTGCTCGAGCGCATCCGCGCCGCAACCCGGCGTATCGTCATCGTTGCGCTGTACCTGCAGGAAGACGAGGCCGGCCAGGAAGTGCTGGATGCCTTGTACCAGGCCAAGGCCGCGCGGCCGGGGCTGGAAATCACCATCGTGGTCGACTGGTTCCGTGCCCGCCGCGGCTTGCTGGGCGCCGGGCGCCAGCCGGGTAATGCCGCCTGGTACCAGGCCCAGCGCCAGCACCATGGGCTGGACATCGTCATCCATGGCGTACCGGTGCAGACCCGCGAGCTGTTTGGCGTGTTGCACCTGAAGGGCAGCATCATCGACGACTGCGTGATCTACACCGGCGCCAGCCTTAACAACGTGTACCTGCACCGTTTCGACCGTTACCGCCTGGACCGCTACCACCTGTTCCAGTCACCAGAGCTGGCCGACGCGATGGTCGGGCTGGTGCGGCGCCTGCTGCACCACACCGCCACGCCGCGCCTCGACCTGCCAGAGCCACCCTCCACCCGCAGCCTGCGCGGCGACATCCGGCGCTTGCGCGCGCGGCTGCGGCGCATGGCCTATGAGGCACCGGCCAGCGCAGCGGGGCAGGGCCTGCGGGTTATTCCGCTGTTGGGTGTGGGCCGTGGCAACCCGCTGAACCGGGCACTGTGCGCCTTGCTGGCGGCGGCGCGCACGCAGGTCATCATCAGCACGCCGTATTTCAACCCGCCCCGGGTGCTGATGCGCGAGCTAGACCATGCCCTGGCGCGTGGCGTGCGGGTGGAGCTGATCGTTGGTGACCGCACGGCCAACGACTTCTATATCGCCCCCGGCGAGCCGTTCAGTGCCAGCGGTGCGTTGCCCTACCTGTACGAAGACAACCTGCGCGCCTTCACCCGACGTCGCCACGCTGCGATTGCCAGCGGCCAGCTGCAGGTGCGGATCTGGAATGACCCCGGGCATACCTTTCATGCCAAGGGCGTGTGGGTAGACCAGCGCTATTCGTTGCTGACCGGTAACAACCTGAACCCGCGCGGCTTCAACCTGGATCTGGAGAACGGCCTGCTGATCGATGACCCGCAAGGGCAATGGCTGGGGCCACGGGAGGCAGAGTTGACCGAGTTGCGCCGGCATGCGCCGAAGATCGGCTCGGCAGAGGAGTTGGGGGTCAAGGCCGAGCACCCCAAGGAAGTGCGCAAGTTCCTGCGGCGGCTGCGCTATAGCCGGCTGGAGCCGCTGATCAAGCGGGTGCTCTGA